The Rubrobacter tropicus nucleotide sequence TCGCTATGTCAATTACAATTGTCCTAGTCGAATAGGGCAATTATACAGCAGGCGCATTGCCCGGAGGTGAGCGGTGTACGGGATGATGGACATCGAGTTGGCGAAGGAGCGGCGTAGGGAGCTAATCGAGGAGGCTGAGGGTATGCGGCTCGCCCGGATAGCGGGGGCGGCCGGGGCTGAGAAGAGGGTTGGGACAGGCATCGGGGTTCGCTGGGGGATGGCCGCGGACGAGGAGGCGGTCGCCGACCTCTTGCAGCTAAACGGTATGCCGCGGTGGGTCGCTTTCGAGGAGCGGTTCATCGTTGCCGAGAAAGACGAGAGACTACTCGGCGCGGTGCGCTACAGGACCGAGTCGAAGCGGCTACTTCTGGGGCTGCTGGTGGTAGATCCCTGGGAAGGTGAGCGTCGGACGGCGCGGGCGCTCTATTCCGGGGCGGTCGGGTTGGCGCGGGATCTCGGGGCGTCCGAAGTTCTCGCGGAGTCGGTGACGGGCGCGGATTACCCGGGAGAGGCCGGGTACTGGCGGGCCGGACGCGGGTGGAGGATACCCGTGTCTTCGGAAGGCGGTGGAGGACGCGTGGGCTTCTGGCGCGCGCTGGTGCACCTGTTGGGCACGAAGGCGGCGTTGCCGTTCTACAGGATCCCCCGCCGGGGTCGATGACTGGGAGAGCGCGGCCAGCCGTCGCAAAGCGGAAGTCTGGAGGGGGCATGATCGCGAGGATCTGGCACGGCGTGACGGCCGCGGTGAAGCCCGACGAGTACCTCGACTACCGCGCCGCTGAGGGGAACCGGGGCGTCTACGTGCTGCGCAGGATCGAAGCCGACCGGGCCCACTCTCTGACGGTCTCGTTCTGGGAACCCGGGGCGAATACCGTGAAGCTCGCCGGCCCCGACCCGGAGAAGGCGAGATACTGCCCCGGGGACGAAAAGTTCCTCCTCGACTTCGAGGCGGGGGTGGAGCACTATGAGGTCGTCGCCGAACCGTAGGGCGGTCAATCTGCACAACGCGATGGGGGATGGTCTCTTGGGTCGAACATCTGGGGTGAAGCAAGGCGGGGAAGCGGCAAACCCTCGGGAACGGTACTACGCCGGGGCCAGGGTCGCCCTTCCGTTCGCCCTCGTGACGGGCGTGGTGGGCGTCTCCTTCGGGGTCCTCGCCGGCTCTTTGGGCTGGGGGCGCTGGCGGCCATCGCCTCCTCCGTCTTTATCTGCTCCGCATCCGCCCAGTTCGCGGTGGCCGCGGTTCTGGGTTCGGGCGGGGGGCCGGTCGCGGCAATCGCCGCCGCCGTGCTCCTGAACGCCCGTTTCGGGCCGATGGGGTTGGCCGTCGGGCCCTACCTCAAGGGCGGGCGGTTGCGGCGCGCGCTCGAAGGACAGACCGTGATCGACACCTCCTGGGCCCTGGCCAGCCGGGGCGGGGGACGGTTCGACCGCGAGTTCATGATCGGGGCCAGCGTCCCGCAGATAGTCGCCTGGGTCGGGGGCACGGCCGTCGGGGTCCTCGGCGGGGACCTCGTCGGAGACCCCGAGAGGCTTGGCCTCGACGCCATCTTTCCGGCCTTCTTTCTGGTTCTCCTCGTCGGAGAGATCCGCAACGGAGGGTCGGCGCTCGTCGTGGCGGTTCTCGCCGCGGTCCTGGCCCTCTTGCTCGTCCCCGTGGCACCCCCCGGCGTGCCCGTGATCGCCGCCTGCGTGGCCGCGCTCCTCGGTCTGAGGAGGACGTTTTGATGACGCTCTGGTTCACGCTGCTCGCCGTCGCCCTCGCCAACGCCGCGATCAAGGCCTCGGGGCCGGTGCTCGCCGGGGGGAAGGAGCTCCCGGCGTGGGCGAACGCCGTGATCCCGCTCCTCGCCCCAGCCCTTCTCGCGGCCCTCGTCGTCACCGAGACCTTCGGCGACGACGGCGCGCTCGTCCTCGACGAGAAGGCCCTCGGCGTAGGGGTGGCGGCCATAGCCCTCGCGCTGCGCGCGCCGGTGCTCGTCGCCGTCTTCCTCGCGGCCCTCACCGCCGCCCTGGCCCGGGCCTTCGGCTAACCGGGTGGATGCGCCGTCCACGGCCATGTCCGATTTCCGCCAGAAAAGGGATGGTGGGGGTGGCACAATCGGGGGCGTGATCGGGGACTTCGACAGCAGGTACAGGGCGGTCAGCAGCCGCGACGAGCGTTTCGACGGGTGGTTCATAGTGGCCGTGACTTCTACCGGGATCTACTGCCGCCCGAGCTGCCCGGCCGTCACGCCCAAGAGGAAGAACGTGCGCTTCTACCCGACCGCAGGCGCCGCCCAGTACGCCGGCTTTCGGGCGTGCAAGCGCTGCCTGCCGGACGCCGTGCCCGGCTCACCCGAGTGGGACGTTCGGGCCGACGCCGCCGCGAGGGCCATGCGCCTCATCTCGGACGGCGTCGTCGACCGCGAGGGCGTCTCCGGCCTCGCCGGACGCCTGGGATACACGGAGCGCCACCTGCACCGGCTCCTCGTGGCGGAGCTCGGCGCGGGGCCGCTCGCGCTGGCCCGGACCCGTCGGGCCCACACCGCAAGGCTCTTGCTCGAATCGACCGGCCTGCCCATTACTCAGGTCGCCTTCGCCGCCGGCTTTTCGAGCATCCGGCAGTTCAACGAGACCGTGCGGGCCGTCTTTGCGGCGACGCCCGGAGAGCTTCGGAGGGCGGGGAGGCGCGGCGGGGTTTCGGAGGGTATGGAGCGGGGTGAGATCCACCTCCGACTCCCGTACCGCGAACCTCTGGATATCGGCGGCCTTCTGGATTTCCTCGGCGCCCGGGCCGTCCCCGGCATAGAGTCGTACGAAGGCGGCGTCTACCGGCGGACCCTCAGGCTGCCCCACGGCGCCGGAACCGTCGCGCTTTCGGCCGGCGAGGGGCGCATCAGATGCGTCCTGCGCCTCGAAGATCTGCGGGACCTCGGCGCGGCGGTGCAACGCTGCAGGCGGCTCCTCGACCTCGATGCCGACCCTGTGGCGGTCGACGGGGCTTTTGCGGCCGACCCGATTCTGGGGCCGCTCGTGGCCGGACGCCCCGGTCTTCGGACGCCCGGCGGCACCGACGCCGAAGAACTCGCGGCGAGGGCCGTGCTCGGCCAGCAGGTCTCCGTGGCGGGGGCGAGGACCCTCGCGGGCAGGCTGGTCAGGAACTGCGGAGACGGCCTGCCTGTGAGTTTGCAGGATCCCGCCGAGACGCTCACGCACCTCTTCCCCGAACCGGCCGCCATCGCGGAGGCCGGGCCCGATCAATCGGGGCTGCCGGGGGCCAGGCACGAGACCCTGGTGTCTCTGGCGGGCAGCCTGGAGCGTGGGGAGGTGCTGCTGGACCCGGGCGCAGACCGTGACGAGGCCCGGCGGCGGCTCCTGTCGCTGCGGGGGATCGGGCCGTGGACCGCGTCATACGTCGCGATGCGGGCGCTCGGGGAGCCCGACGCGTTCCTGCCGACGGACCTCGGGGTGCGCAGGGCGCTCGCGCGGCTCGGCCATCCCGGCAACCCCCGGGGCGTGGAAGCGCTGGCCGAACGCTGGCGTCCCTGGCGCTCCTACGCCGTGCAGCACCTGTGGAAGAGCCTCGGAGGCGCCCCCAAAGAGAAAGAAGCACGTAGAGAGGAGACGGTCGCATGAACGTTTACGCCGACGCGGTCGAGTCGCCGGCCGGGGAACTGGCCTTCGCCGTGGACGAGGAGGGGGCCCTTGTCGCCCTCCACTTCGCCGAGGGCGAAGGCGGGCACTCCATGGAAGAGGCGCTGGAGGACGAGGGATTCCGGATTTTGCACGACGGGGCGAGGACCGCCCCGGCGCGGGAGGAGTTGCGGGAGTACTACGCCGGCGAGCGCCGGGAGTTCGGGTTGCCGCTCTCGTTCGTCGGGTCCGAGTGGCAGAAGGCCGTGTGGATGGAGCTCACGCGCATACCTTACGGGGAGACGCGGTCGTACGGGGAGATAGCGGACAGGCTCGACCGACCCGGCGCCGCCCGCGCCGTCGGACGGGCAAACGCCACTAACCGGCTGCCCGTGGTCGTGCCGTGCCACAGGGTCATAGCGGCGGACGGCTCGCTCGGCGGGTTCAACGGGGGCTTGCACCTCAAGGAGCGGCTGCTGGAGCACGAGCGTCGCGTGCTCGGATCGGGGTCTTGAGCGCCGCAGAGAGAAGCGCGGCTTGAGCTTCAAAGACTTCGCGGCCCTGATCTCGCTCGGCGCCCTCTGGGGCGCGTCGTTCCTGTTTATCCGGGTAGCCGTGCCCGCGCTCGGGCCCTTCGTCCTCGTCGGGCTGCGCGTCGGGCTGGCGGCCCTCACCCTCGCGCTCTTCGCGGTCGCGACGCGACGGGCGCTGAAGCTGCGGGGTTTGTGGGCGCCCTTGCTGTTCGTGGGGTTCGCCAACACGGCGGTGCCGTTCTCCCTGATCTCGGCCTCCGAGCTGCACCTCACCGCCTCCCTGGCCGCCATCCTGAACTCGACGACCGTCTTGTTCACGGCGCTCGTCGCCGCCCTCTGGCTGGGGGAATCGTTGACGCCGAAGAAGATCCTGGGCGTGCTGCTCGGCATCTTCGGGGTCGCGGTGCTCGTCGGCTGGGACCCGCTGCCGCTGAGCCCCATCGTCCTGCTCTCGGTCGCCGCGGTGCTCGGGGCTTCCCTCTGCTACGGGGTCGGGGCGGTCTTCACCAAGCGGGCCTTCGTCGGCGTCCCGCCGCTCACCCTCGCCGTGGGCCAGCAGACGGCCGCCGCGGGCATCATGATCCCCATATCCTTCACGGACCTGCCGAACGAGGCGCCTTCCGTCTCGGCGGCGCTCTGCGTGCTGGCGCTCGCCGTCCTCTCGACCGCGGTCGCGTACCTGCTGTTTTTCCACCTCATCGCCAGCGCGGGGCCCACGGCCACCTCAACCGTCACGCTCATAGTGCCGGTCTTCGGCCTGATCTTCGGGGTCCTGTTTCTCGGCGAGCCGGTAGGCTTCGGTACGCTGGCCGGCCTCGCCGTGATCCTGTTCAGCGTCGTCCTCATCACGGGTATCGGTCTCGGAAGGGCCGAAAAAGCCCCGGCCCACTAACTCGGGTAGAGCACCATCTGCGTGCAGCGGAAGAGCGCGAGGGTCTTCTCGGGTCCTTGTACGGTGGCGTCCCACACCTGGGTGGTGCGACCGCCGTGGACGAGCCGCGCTTCGCACCAGATGGTCCCCTCGCGGGCCGTGCCGAGGAAGTTGCTCTTAAGCTCTATCGTGGTGAAGCCCGTCGATCCCTCGGGAAGGTGTACGAACGTGCCGTAGCCGCAAGAGGTGTCCGCGAGCGCCACGACCGTCGCCGCGTGCAGGTAGCCGTTCGGCGCCAGAAGCTCGTCCCTCAATTGCAGCCGGCTGGAGATGGAACCCTCCGCCGCCTCCACTATCTCCAACCCGATAAGCCCCGGCAGCGCGCCCTCGCCGCGCCTGTTCAGATCTTCAACAATCCCCACAGCTTGGTCTCCCACTCCCGCCGATAAGAAGACCATTGTCTCAAATAGCGGATAGCTGACGGCTTCTCTTCACATTGTTTTTGCTCGTGAGCGGGTAGAATCCCCCGGTGAGCGAGAAGACCAGAACCAGGCTCCTGCGCGCCCCGCGCAGGGTTCGCTCTTACCTTGCGGCGAAAGCGGGTTCTCCCGTACTGCTGCTCGCGGCGAGCGAGGAGGCGGCGGAGCGTTACGCTGGCGAGGCCGCGGTGTTTACCGACGGGCCGGTGGTCCATCTTCCTTCGCGCGGCGTGGCGTTCGGGGACGTGTTCGAGCCGGCGGTCACGCGGGTCGGCCGGCGGCAGCGGGCTTTGAGGTCGTTCTCTTCGGCCAGGCTCGTGGTGGCCGGTCCGCTCGCTTTCATGGAGAAGACGCCGCTCCACGAGCCGCTAGCGCTCTCGGGTGGGACGGAGATCGAGCTCGACGAGACGCTCGAGAGGCTCGTCGGCCTGGGTTACGAGAGGGTTGACCGGGCCTCGCGTCCGGGCGAGTTCGCGGTGCGGGGTGGGATCGTGGACGTCTTCCCGAGCACCCGCCGCTCGCCCGTGCGGGTCGAGTGGTGGGGCGACGAGGTGGAGAGCGTCCGCGCCGTCTCCCTCGCCACCCAGCGCGTCGTGCGCGAGCTCGAAGGCGTTACCGTCTACGCCGCCCGCGAGGGGGACCTTGCCGGCCTCGCCGCCGCGGCCGGGGACGGCTACCCGGAGGAGGCCCGCCGCGGGGCGCGGGTGCCGGGCCTCGACCGCCTCCTCGCCGACCTCGACCCCGTCTCGCCGGCCGATCTCGTGCCGGACGGGTTCGAGGTGTGGCGCGAGGGGGCGCAGGAGGGGTTGCCCGAGGGGCTGGAGGACCTAGTCCGGGAGATGTACGACGAGGCGCCGCCCGCCGCGGACGTGGAGTTCTCGCTCGACGAGGAGGGGGAGGCAGTCGAGGCGCCGCCGGTCGCGGCGTTCGCCACCACTTTGCGCGAGGCGGCGCGAAGGCTGGACGCGCTGGTCGAGGGTGGGTTGGCCGTCTTCGTGGCGTGTGATTCCGGCGGGGAGGCGAGGAGGACCGTCTACGCGTTCGGGGAGATCCACCGCACCATGCGCGAGGCCGAATGGGTCGACCCGTCCCTCCCGCCGGGCCTCTACGCGGTGCCCGGCCCCGTCGAGGAGGGCTTCACGTACCCCGAGGACGGCGTCGCGGTCGTGCGGCGGGACGCGCTGCTCGGCCGCAGGCGCGAGCCGAAGCGCCGCCCCGGACGGGTGGTCTCATCCTTCGCGGACCTGAAAGTGGGCGACCTCGTCGTCCACGCGGCGCAGGGCATCGGGCGGTTCGAAGGGCTCGTCGCCAAGGAGGTCCTCGGGGCGACGCGCGACTACATGCAGGTCACCTATCGCGGGGACGACACGCTCTTCGTCCCCTACGAGCAGATGGAGCTCCTCCACAAGTACATAGGCGGCGAAGGCACGCGCCTGGACAAGCTCGGAGGCTCGACCTGGGCCCAGGTAACCGACAGGGTCCGCAAGAGGGTAAAAGCGCTGGCCGGTGAGCTCCTCCGTCTCTACGCTCAGAGAGCAGCGGCCCCGGGCTTCGCCTTCCCGCCCGACGCCGAGTGGGAGCGCGAGCTCGAGGAGAGCTTTCCCTACCAGGAGACCACCGACCAGGAGGCGGCCATAGCCGCCGTCAAGACGGACATGCAGAGGCCCCACCCGACGGACCGCCTGGTCTGCGGAGACGTCGGCTTCGGTAAGACCGAGGTGGCGGTAAGGGCCGCCTTCAAGGCGACGCTCGCCGGCAAACAGACCATGATGCTCGCGCCCACCACGATCCTGGTGCAGCAGCACGAGCGGACCTTCGAGAAGCGCCTCGGCTCCTTCGCCGTCAGGGTGGAG carries:
- a CDS encoding antibiotic biosynthesis monooxygenase, which translates into the protein MIARIWHGVTAAVKPDEYLDYRAAEGNRGVYVLRRIEADRAHSLTVSFWEPGANTVKLAGPDPEKARYCPGDEKFLLDFEAGVEHYEVVAEP
- a CDS encoding AzlC family ABC transporter permease, which translates into the protein MCSASAQFAVAAVLGSGGGPVAAIAAAVLLNARFGPMGLAVGPYLKGGRLRRALEGQTVIDTSWALASRGGGRFDREFMIGASVPQIVAWVGGTAVGVLGGDLVGDPERLGLDAIFPAFFLVLLVGEIRNGGSALVVAVLAAVLALLLVPVAPPGVPVIAACVAALLGLRRTF
- a CDS encoding AzlD domain-containing protein, with amino-acid sequence MTLWFTLLAVALANAAIKASGPVLAGGKELPAWANAVIPLLAPALLAALVVTETFGDDGALVLDEKALGVGVAAIALALRAPVLVAVFLAALTAALARAFG
- a CDS encoding DNA-3-methyladenine glycosylase 2; its protein translation is MSDFRQKRDGGGGTIGGVIGDFDSRYRAVSSRDERFDGWFIVAVTSTGIYCRPSCPAVTPKRKNVRFYPTAGAAQYAGFRACKRCLPDAVPGSPEWDVRADAAARAMRLISDGVVDREGVSGLAGRLGYTERHLHRLLVAELGAGPLALARTRRAHTARLLLESTGLPITQVAFAAGFSSIRQFNETVRAVFAATPGELRRAGRRGGVSEGMERGEIHLRLPYREPLDIGGLLDFLGARAVPGIESYEGGVYRRTLRLPHGAGTVALSAGEGRIRCVLRLEDLRDLGAAVQRCRRLLDLDADPVAVDGAFAADPILGPLVAGRPGLRTPGGTDAEELAARAVLGQQVSVAGARTLAGRLVRNCGDGLPVSLQDPAETLTHLFPEPAAIAEAGPDQSGLPGARHETLVSLAGSLERGEVLLDPGADRDEARRRLLSLRGIGPWTASYVAMRALGEPDAFLPTDLGVRRALARLGHPGNPRGVEALAERWRPWRSYAVQHLWKSLGGAPKEKEARREETVA
- a CDS encoding methylated-DNA--[protein]-cysteine S-methyltransferase → MNVYADAVESPAGELAFAVDEEGALVALHFAEGEGGHSMEEALEDEGFRILHDGARTAPAREELREYYAGERREFGLPLSFVGSEWQKAVWMELTRIPYGETRSYGEIADRLDRPGAARAVGRANATNRLPVVVPCHRVIAADGSLGGFNGGLHLKERLLEHERRVLGSGS
- a CDS encoding DMT family transporter, which translates into the protein MSFKDFAALISLGALWGASFLFIRVAVPALGPFVLVGLRVGLAALTLALFAVATRRALKLRGLWAPLLFVGFANTAVPFSLISASELHLTASLAAILNSTTVLFTALVAALWLGESLTPKKILGVLLGIFGVAVLVGWDPLPLSPIVLLSVAAVLGASLCYGVGAVFTKRAFVGVPPLTLAVGQQTAAAGIMIPISFTDLPNEAPSVSAALCVLALAVLSTAVAYLLFFHLIASAGPTATSTVTLIVPVFGLIFGVLFLGEPVGFGTLAGLAVILFSVVLITGIGLGRAEKAPAH
- a CDS encoding PaaI family thioesterase, with the translated sequence MGIVEDLNRRGEGALPGLIGLEIVEAAEGSISSRLQLRDELLAPNGYLHAATVVALADTSCGYGTFVHLPEGSTGFTTIELKSNFLGTAREGTIWCEARLVHGGRTTQVWDATVQGPEKTLALFRCTQMVLYPS
- the mfd gene encoding transcription-repair coupling factor, translated to MSEKTRTRLLRAPRRVRSYLAAKAGSPVLLLAASEEAAERYAGEAAVFTDGPVVHLPSRGVAFGDVFEPAVTRVGRRQRALRSFSSARLVVAGPLAFMEKTPLHEPLALSGGTEIELDETLERLVGLGYERVDRASRPGEFAVRGGIVDVFPSTRRSPVRVEWWGDEVESVRAVSLATQRVVRELEGVTVYAAREGDLAGLAAAAGDGYPEEARRGARVPGLDRLLADLDPVSPADLVPDGFEVWREGAQEGLPEGLEDLVREMYDEAPPAADVEFSLDEEGEAVEAPPVAAFATTLREAARRLDALVEGGLAVFVACDSGGEARRTVYAFGEIHRTMREAEWVDPSLPPGLYAVPGPVEEGFTYPEDGVAVVRRDALLGRRREPKRRPGRVVSSFADLKVGDLVVHAAQGIGRFEGLVAKEVLGATRDYMQVTYRGDDTLFVPYEQMELLHKYIGGEGTRLDKLGGSTWAQVTDRVRKRVKALAGELLRLYAQRAAAPGFAFPPDAEWERELEESFPYQETTDQEAAIAAVKTDMQRPHPTDRLVCGDVGFGKTEVAVRAAFKATLAGKQTMMLAPTTILVQQHERTFEKRLGSFAVRVESLSRFTKPAERRRILKDFAEGEVDVLIGTHALLGAEVSPKDLGLIIVDEEQRFGVKHKERLKEFKTSVDVVTLTATPIPRTMQMGLASLRDISVIETPPAGRRSIQTHVGPYDEDLVRRAIEREVARGGQTFFVHNRVESIDEVTERLRSLVPDATFVTAHGQMPERALEGVMGHFLEGRADVLVTTTIVESGLDVASANTLVVDRADAMGLAQLYQLRGRIGRSSQQGYAYLFAPLGATVESQKRLEALMDFTELGSGFAIAMRDLEIRGAGNLLGAEQSGHIAAVGFEMYLQLLEEAVAQARGESQKREEGRPVIVELSLDAYLPPEYVMDEIERVDLYRRASGTSSLAEVDDLAEELTDRFGALPEPAINLLGISRAKVLARKIGATSVNFRSGTLSVSGVTAGPVESARIRKHTGGTVGGREGRVTVKDSDLGPLELAEATLRLLSE